From a single Anomaloglossus baeobatrachus isolate aAnoBae1 chromosome 4, aAnoBae1.hap1, whole genome shotgun sequence genomic region:
- the LOC142300985 gene encoding histone H3 yields MARTKQTARKSTGGKAPRKQLATKAARKSAPATGGVKKPHRYRPGTVALREIRRYQKSTELLIRKLPFQRLVREIAQDFKTDLRFQSSAVMALQEASEAYLVGLFEDTNLCAIHAKRVTIMPKDIQLARRIRGERA; encoded by the coding sequence ATGGCCAGAACTAAGCAGACCGCCCGTAAATCCACCGGAGGGAAAGCTCCCCGCAAGCAGCTGGCCACTAAGGCCGCCAGGAAGAGCGCTCCCGCCACCGGAGGAGTGAAGAAGCCGCATCGCTACCGGCCGGGGACTGTCGCTCTCCGGGAGATCCGCCGCTACCAGAAATCCACCGAGCTGCTGATCCGGAAGCTTCCCTTCCAGCGCCTGGTGAGAGAGATCGCCCAGGACTTCAAGACCGATCTGCGCTTCCAGAGCTCGGCCGTCATGGCCCTGCAGGAGGCCAGCGAGGCTTATCTGGTGGGGCTGTTCGAGGACACCAACCTATGCGCCATCCACGCCAAGAGGGTCACCATCATGCCCAAAGACATCCAGCTGGCCCGCCGCATCCGCGGGGAGAGGGCGTAG